A stretch of DNA from Rhodothermales bacterium:
TTCTGCTCGTGAAAGCGGTCGAAACTCCATTCGTGGTGCACGAGCAAGAAGATCAATGAACAGGTGGCCATGCCCACGGCAAGGCCAACGACGTTCAGAATGGCGTACGTGCCGCCGCGTCGGAATCGACGAAGGGCAACTTTCAGGTAACTCTTGAGCATGATTCTCGCCTGCCAGATATGAGGTTGGACCCGCAGGGAGGACGGGGTGAATACAACCTATGGAAGAAACAACGTTAGTGCTAATTTTTTAGCATTTCAGGCCGTGGGGGCCCTGGATTCGCCTACCGGCACCTCGCGCCGAAAGGTGATCGGCACCATTTCGCCATCCGGCGGCCCGATCTGCACCAGCTCCCAGTCTCCGGTTTCGTTGGCCAGATAACTCTTGAGCAGGTCGACCTTGTCCTCGCTTCCGAGCACGGCCGGCCACGGAAAGGATTCGATGCGATAGGTCATGGCTCGTTTCTCGCCGTCCACCGTCAACTCCAGGTCGACCGTTTTGTGTTTGTGCAGGTCGGGGATTGGGATGCAGATCGTGCTCATGGTCGATGGGGTTTATTCATAGCGAAGGGCGCGTACGGGATCGACAGTCGCCGCCCGAATCGCCTGGTAGCCGACCGCTGCCCAGGCAGCACCCAGCGTGATCGCGAGGGCAAGGAGAAAGCGGGTCCAGGGCATGCCCGGCGAGGCGGCAAATCCTTCGATCCACCATTGCACGCCCGCCCACGTCAAGGGAGTCGCGACCACAAAGGCGATGCCTACCAGGACCAGAAGGTCACGAGACAGGAGGGCCACCATGCCGGGCACGGAGGCACCCAGCACCTTGCGAATACCGATCTCCTTGGTGCGTCGCTCGGCGGCCAGCGCGGCCAGGCCGAAAAGTCCGAGGCAGGCGATCAGCATGCCCACGATGGAGAAGAGTCCCAGCAGCGTTGCCAGCCTGTCTTCGGAGCGGTAGAGAGCGTCAAACTGCTCGTCCAGAAAGCGGTATTCAAAAGGACGACCCGGATTGAAGGCCTTCCACGCATCCTCCAGGCTCGCCAGGGCTTCCGGGACCGGCCCTGGAGCAAGCCGGGCGGACGCCCAGTCGTAGTAGTACGACTCGGGCAGGATGTGGAACAGAATGGGGTCCAGGCTTCTGTGAAGCGAGTTGTACTGGAAGTCACGCACAACGCCGACCACTTCCCCTCGCTTGTCGATGTGGCCGTTGAACCAGACACCGAGATCGATCTGCTGACCCACGGCCTGCTCGGGGCTCCATCCGATGCGGGCTGCGGCAGACTCGTTGAGCAGGAATGCGGCAGAAGCGTCGGTCGGGTACTCCCAGGAAAAATCCCGGCCCGAAACCACCTGCAGGCCGTAGGTCTCCACGTAGTCCTGGTCAACCGTCAGGACCATCAGGTTCACGCTGTCCAGCGGTGCCTGGACGGGCCGCACGACCCAGTCGTGAATGCCGTCCCCCAGCCCGGGCATTCCAGACGACGCGGTCGCGTACTCGACCGCCGACAGCGCCCTCCAGGAATTCAGCAGAGACTGACTCTGGTACTGATTCTCCAACTCCCGGAACGGCACGATCACCACGCGCTCCTTGTCGAACCCGAGTCGTTCGCTGCGCACATAATCGAGTTGGCGCTGCACAACACCCGTGGTCACGATCAGTGCGATCGCAATCACGAATTGGGCCACCACCAGACCACGCCGCAGCACGGATGCCGAGTGTGTACTGTCTCCAACCAGGCCACGCACGGCCCTGGATGGTGCGAGCCGTGACAGCAACCAGGCCGGATAGGCACCCGCCGCGGTCGAGACGATCATCACCGTGCCCAGCGCAAGCAGGGGCATCCACGGCTGGAGTGCCAGCCCCGTCGCAATGTCCTTGCCGCTCAGCCTGTTGAATGCGGGCAGGAGTGCTTCCAGGAGAACCAGAGCGAGGACCACCGCCGCGGCCGACTGAATGGCGCTCTCCAGCCAGAACTGACGCAATAGCTGCCAACGGCCGGCTCCCAGTGCCTTGCGCGTGCCCACCTCGCCGGCGCGAACGAGCGTCCGTGCTGCCGCCAGGTTGGTGAAGTTGGCGCACGCCACGGCCAGGATGAGCACGGCGATGATCGAAAACAGGTAGACGTACGTGATGTCGCTGCTGGGCCCAAGCGTTTGCTGCATGGGTGCCCGCAGCCTGAGGTCACCCAGGGGCACGAGGTCGATGGTTCGGGTAGAGGCTCGAACCGGTCCCAGGCGACTCTCCGAGAACGCCGGCAGGCCGGCGCGAACGGCGCCTGCATCCCCCGAATCCCGCATCAGGCCGAAGGTGTAGAGCGGCGGATGGTCCCAATTGCGGGGATCCTCGATCCAGGTGCCATAGAGCGTGCGCATGCTCGAGAAGGAGGCAAGCACGCCGAACTGGAGGAGCGTTTGGCGCGGCGGGTCCTGGATAACGGCAGTTACCTCGAAGGCGTGCGTGCCCTCATCGTCCGTGCCAAGTAGGGTTTGTCCCAGTGCGTCTTCCCCC
This window harbors:
- a CDS encoding ABC transporter permease translates to MLGLTLGLTCCGLILLFVTDELGWERGHEHADRIVQFVEEWPSADGPLRVGTTYGPLALALKEDFAQLEDAVRVLPQDMLLQADGREAVQEEGMLFVDSTFFSVFTFGFEQGSPQTALERPFSVVLTQSAARRYFGGEDALGQTLLGTDDEGTHAFEVTAVIQDPPRQTLLQFGVLASFSSMRTLYGTWIEDPRNWDHPPLYTFGLMRDSGDAGAVRAGLPAFSESRLGPVRASTRTIDLVPLGDLRLRAPMQQTLGPSSDITYVYLFSIIAVLILAVACANFTNLAAARTLVRAGEVGTRKALGAGRWQLLRQFWLESAIQSAAAVVLALVLLEALLPAFNRLSGKDIATGLALQPWMPLLALGTVMIVSTAAGAYPAWLLSRLAPSRAVRGLVGDSTHSASVLRRGLVVAQFVIAIALIVTTGVVQRQLDYVRSERLGFDKERVVIVPFRELENQYQSQSLLNSWRALSAVEYATASSGMPGLGDGIHDWVVRPVQAPLDSVNLMVLTVDQDYVETYGLQVVSGRDFSWEYPTDASAAFLLNESAAARIGWSPEQAVGQQIDLGVWFNGHIDKRGEVVGVVRDFQYNSLHRSLDPILFHILPESYYYDWASARLAPGPVPEALASLEDAWKAFNPGRPFEYRFLDEQFDALYRSEDRLATLLGLFSIVGMLIACLGLFGLAALAAERRTKEIGIRKVLGASVPGMVALLSRDLLVLVGIAFVVATPLTWAGVQWWIEGFAASPGMPWTRFLLALAITLGAAWAAVGYQAIRAATVDPVRALRYE